GGTTCACAGAATAGCAGTTCGCCATTGTCCCGTCTATCAGTTCGATGTTTTCCGTGAGTTTCATACTGATTTCGCCTAGCTTTTAATCTCTTTCAGCCTCTTTACCATCTTAACAACGCCCTGGACTGCGTCCTTTGCCATTTCAATCCTCGCCTGCGCCTGGAGTCTTGTTTCACCGGGACCAGAAATGCCGAGCGCGACCGGCTTGGAGAACTCAATCATTAGGTCCTCGATCTTCCTCCCGGCATTCTGCATGATAATTTCGTCATGTTCCGTCTCCCCTTTTATAACTGCTCCCAAAGTTACAACGCCTTCAATATCCTTGAGCTGCAGTAGCGTCTTGACACCCAGTGGAATGTCAAAGGTTCCAGGAACCTTAAGGACGTTCACGACATCAACCCCCAGAAATTTGGCTTCCACGATTGCCCGCTCCAGCATCATGCTGGTTATATCGAAATTATATTCTGATACAACAATTCCTATTTTCATGATATCACCTAATGTCTCAATCCACCTTTACTGCTACCATCGACCGGTCCGACATCTTTGAATCCCTGTCTCAACCCTTGTCCTGCATCTTCAGTAAGTTTTTCAGGATCAAAAAGCAGTAGATAGGCATTCCGGGCGTGTTCTCTCGACCTGCTGTCACACAACCATGCAAGCTCCCTGGAATCAGCAGCTTCATCTTCATGGACAAATACCTCGATAATATGTTTTCCCTGATTCACCTGAACCCACATGAGGCCCATGGACGCTACCTGCGCAGAAATCTTGTCCACAGGTTTCGATCCTGGCATTCCACAGGCGACAACGATATCACAACCCCTTGAGAAAAGGACTGCAGATGCTACAGGTAGATCCTTTATTCCCGGAACAGTATATCTAAGTATTCTAAAACCTGTCCCAATCTGATTCAGCTCGCTAATGACAGATGCACCCATGTTGAACCTTGCAAACGTGGTATCGGCAACGCCTATGATCTTCATATTCTATTTTCTATCTCCTCGAGCAGT
The sequence above is a segment of the Thermoplasmataceae archaeon genome. Coding sequences within it:
- the ribH gene encoding 6,7-dimethyl-8-ribityllumazine synthase; translated protein: MKIGIVVSEYNFDITSMMLERAIVEAKFLGVDVVNVLKVPGTFDIPLGVKTLLQLKDIEGVVTLGAVIKGETEHDEIIMQNAGRKIEDLMIEFSKPVALGISGPGETRLQAQARIEMAKDAVQGVVKMVKRLKEIKS
- the ribC gene encoding riboflavin synthase, with product MKIIGVADTTFARFNMGASVISELNQIGTGFRILRYTVPGIKDLPVASAVLFSRGCDIVVACGMPGSKPVDKISAQVASMGLMWVQVNQGKHIIEVFVHEDEAADSRELAWLCDSRSREHARNAYLLLFDPEKLTEDAGQGLRQGFKDVGPVDGSSKGGLRH